CACCACGAGGCTCGTCAGGACGATCGCGACCATCACCTCGAGCAGCGTGAACCCCGACGCGCGTCTCATACCACCAGAAGCTCCGCTAGTCTCCCGGGCGACGCAACCGCCCAGGGAAGAGGCGACTTCGCTTCTTCGTTTCCATGAAAGACTTGAGGGGCTCCGTCCTGGGACCTGTCAAGTGAGCTACGGAGCGTCACGGCGTCCGGATCTCGCACGTGAGTGGATCGAGCGCGATCGGAGGAGCGGTGGCGAGGCTCCGTAGGTCGAACCCGCACGTGCCGACCGGCGAGAGCACGAGCGTCACGGGCGTACCCGCAAACGCCTCGACGCGGCCGCTCGCGAGCACCCCCGCACTCGGTGACGCCGCGCCCTCGAGGAGCCAATTGCCCGACCGATCGATCCGCAGGTACAACACTTCCTGGCGCCGCGCGGCGGCGTCACGAGCGCTCCGAACGAGGGCGCCCAGGGGCGACTCGTCGTGTCGCGAGGGGATAAGCGCGGGCGCCACGAGCGCCACGGCCAGTCCCAGAAGCACAATCACCACCAGCACTTCGACCAACGTGAACCCGCGCACGGGCAACCCGCGACTCATGGGAGCGAACGTTGCAGTCCACATCAGACTGGTGTCAACAATCCCGCCGTCCTGACTAACTGAAGACGAAGCCTTACACTGAGTTGCGGTGTGAGGCTGTGTCTGCGTCTGCGCCGTCTCGGCGTCGGAGCGCTGGTAAGACCTAACAGGGTCTCCTCGTTCTTCCAGCCCCGGCTTGCGATCCCAAAGTCCGCCACCATCCGCTCGCCCTGGTGCAGCATGATATTCTCGGGCTTGATATCCCGATGGATCACGCCGCGCGCGTGGGCGAAGTCGAGGGCCGAGGCGATCGCCCGGGTAATGCGCAGCGCCTCATCGAGTGGCAGCTGGCCTTCCCGCTCCAGGCGTTGGCGCAGGCTCTCGCCCTCGACGTACGGCATCACATAATAAAGGAAGCCATCCGCCGCGCCCGAATCGATGAGTGTCAGAATGTGCGGGTGCTGAAGTTGGGCTGTGAGGCGGATCTCGCGTAGGAACCGCTCGGCGCCGAGCACGGCGGCAAGCTCGGGGCGCAGCACCTTGAGCGCGACGGGGCGGTCGTGCTTCAGGTCGCGGGTGAGGTACACCGTGGCCATCCCACCGCGGCCGAGCTCGCGCTCGATCGTGTAACGGCCCGCAAGGGACGCCCGCACGCGCTCTGAGAGGTCGGCCATCTGGCCCGAGACCGGGCGTACCAACAATACGATAGAGGCGGCGTGGTAGCGAGGCAGCGCCCGGGGTCCTGAAAGAACCAGGGCCCGGGCGAGTAGTGCTCCCGGGCCCCGTCGCCACTATTGGTGCGGTGGGATCAGCGCAGCGGCACCTCCGCCACGAACAGGTCGTAGCGGCCCGACCCGCCCATGTTCGAGTTGAAGATGACCACCTTGCCGTCGGGACTCGGCTGCGCGAACGGGTCGGCGAAATAGATCGGATTCAGGTCGTAGTGATGGAGGAGCAGCCGCGCGTCGCTGCCGTCGCTGCGCACCACGCCGATGGCCTGCATCCAGGCCACCCCCGGCCACATCGCATCGATGCCGCTCATGAACGACCACTGCCGATTGAGATTGCCGCCCAACTCGGCGTCGGATTGCACCCAGTTCCCGGCGTGGTGCACGCCCGCCCCCGCACTGTTGGTGAGAAACCGGGTCTTCACGATCTGGCCGCCACTGGGGTCGTAGCGGTCGAGATCGAACGGAGCGCTGGCATTCACATCGGTCGTCACCCACTGGCTCCGGAGATTCGCGTTGTGCCCGAGCCAGAAGTTGATGCGGTCGCTCTGGGTAGGCCCGAACGTATTGGTGGCCAGGTCCCAGAGCCGGAAGGTGCTGTTGCCGTTGGTCAGGGCGATGTAGCGCCCGTCGCGCTCCAGGCGCCCTTCGTTCAGCCAGCTCTCCCCGTGGGTGCGCAGCTCGTTGGTCTGGCTATTCCACGCAAACACCACGGTCTGGTCGGTCGTCAACCCGGCAAACCACCCGTCGGTCTTGTCGTGCTGCAACCAGCCGAACCCCGCCTGGTTCAAGGGGAAGTTGCCGGTGTTCTCGGTCTGCATGGTGGCGGTGTTGAACCGCACCACCTGGCTCCCCGTCAGGATGTACGCGATGCGCGGCTGGCTGGCGAGGTTCGAGAAGGTAAAGCACAGGTCCCGGGCCGGCTGCACCGTGAGCCGGCGGTAGTTACTGAAGCCCGCCCCCCGCGTGAAATCCACGAGGTAGTAGGCCATCCCATCGCCGCGGATCAGGATGGTGTGGGTGTTGTTGTTGGTGCCCCAGCCGAGGCTGACTTCGTTCGGGCCGTCGGAGTAGTCGTGCCCGGCGCCGCTGTTGGCCGACGGGGTCGAGCTGCTCGTCACCTTCCACACCTTCACCCGGGTCACCGGGTCGTTGTAGGAGAAGCCCGCCGGCTGGTTGGCGACGTTGAGCGCGAGGTAGGCGCTCAGGTTCGGCGCCTGCCCGCTCGCCACCGGCAAGAGCGTCGGATCGGGCACCGACCCCGACGCCACCGGGGCCTGCACCGTGACGACGGAGGCGCCGCTCTGGCCTTCGCTCGTGGCGGTGATGGTGGCCGTCCC
This DNA window, taken from Deltaproteobacteria bacterium, encodes the following:
- a CDS encoding prepilin-type N-terminal cleavage/methylation domain-containing protein gives rise to the protein MSRGLPVRGFTLVEVLVVIVLLGLAVALVAPALIPSRHDESPLGALVRSARDAAARRQEVLYLRIDRSGNWLLEGAASPSAGVLASGRVEAFAGTPVTLVLSPVGTCGFDLRSLATAPPIALDPLTCEIRTP
- a CDS encoding serine/threonine protein kinase — translated: MADLSERVRASLAGRYTIERELGRGGMATVYLTRDLKHDRPVALKVLRPELAAVLGAERFLREIRLTAQLQHPHILTLIDSGAADGFLYYVMPYVEGESLRQRLEREGQLPLDEALRITRAIASALDFAHARGVIHRDIKPENIMLHQGERMVADFGIASRGWKNEETLLGLTSAPTPRRRRRRHSLTPQLSVRLRLQLVRTAGLLTPV